In Oryza glaberrima chromosome 8, OglaRS2, whole genome shotgun sequence, the following are encoded in one genomic region:
- the LOC127782408 gene encoding cytosolic sulfotransferase 5-like: MAQVELEADSVLTGEEEDESLLLSMSSSSNKLQTREGWWTTFVLYDGCWMDRQAAMSVSLVRAQFVPRDDDVLLATYPKCGTTWLKALAFAITNRRRHHVVGAGDHPLITQSPHDLVPFIELPFRHIHPLAAALDAISSPRLLGTHMPHHLLPPRVGCRIVYLCREPKDVVISTWHFMNKVIEGFSIDFDKAFELFVDGCSPFGPIWNHCLGYWNKHVEEPDRVLFLKYDDMMADPAGHVKKLAEFLRVPFTDDEADAGVVEEVVRLCSFEKLSCLPVNSGVAGRVGVDERPMKNSVFFRKGKVGDWKNYLTKEMAKKLDAVIEEKLKGSGLTF, from the coding sequence ATGGCTCAAGTTGAACTCGAGGCGGACAGCGTCCTTAccggagaagaggaagatgagagCCTCCTCCTGTCAATGTCATCATCATCCAATAAGCTTCAGACGAGGGAAGGATGGTGGACGACGTTCGTCCTCTACGACGGCTGCTGGATGGACCGGCAGGCAGCGATGAGCGTGTCGCTGGTGCGTGCCCAGTTCGTGCcacgcgacgacgacgtgctccTCGCCACCTACCCCAAGTGCGGCACCACCTGGCTCAAGGCGCTCGCCTTCGCCAtcaccaaccgccgccgccaccacgtcgtcggcgccggcgaccacccCTTGATCACCCAAAGCCCGCATGACCTCGTGCCGTTCATCGAGCTGCCCTTCCGCCATATCCACCCGCTCGCGGCGGCCCTCGATGCGATCTCCTCCCCGAGGCTGCTGGGCACCCATATGCCGCACCATCTTCTTCCCCCGCGCGTCGGTTGCCGCATCGTCTACCTGTGTCGAGAGCCCAAGGACGTCGTCATCTCCACGTGGCACTTCATGAACAAGGTAATAGAAGGATTCTCCATTGATTTCGACAAGGCCTTCGAGCTGTTTGTCGATGGGTGTTCCCCCTTCGGGCCGATCTGGAACCACTGCCTAGGTTACTGGAACAAGCACGTCGAGGAGCCCGACAGAGTTCTCTTCCTCAAGTACGACGACATGATGGCCGACCCGGCCGGCCACGTCAAgaagctcgccgagttcctccgcgtCCCGTTCACCGACGATGAggccgacgccggcgtcgtcgaggaggTGGTGAGGCTGTGCAGCTTCGAGAAGCTGAGCTGCCTGCCGGTGAACTCCGGGGTGGCAGGTCGGGTCGGCGTCGACGAGCGGCCAATGAAGAACTCGGTGTTTTTTAGGAAGGGTAAAGTGGGGGACTGGAAAAACTACTTGACCAAAGAGATGGCCAAGAAATTAGATGCCGTTATTGAGGAGAAGCTGAAAGGATCTGGTCTCACCTTCTGA
- the LOC127782407 gene encoding cytosolic sulfotransferase 5-like, whose translation MAQLGRLPDAESVVVVPTATGDDVVLASLPTREGWWTAFVRYHGCWMTPQGATSVSLVRAQFAPRPDDVLLATYPKCGTTWLKALSFAIANRSRHPVVGAGAGDHPLLTTHPQDLAPFIETPFRHLHPLAALDALPSPRLLSTHLPHQLLPPRAAELGCRIVYLCREPKDVVVSTWHFMNKVGNGFFLDLDEAFELFVDGCSLYGPIWDHCLGYWRKSIEEPDRVLFLKYDDMMADPTGHVKKLAEFLRVPFTDDEVDAGVVEEVVRLCSFEKLSRLPVNSSGVVDRIGGRPMENSSFFRKAKVGDWKNSLTQEMAQKLDAVIAEKLKGSGLSF comes from the coding sequence ATGGCTCAATTAGGTCGTCTACCCGACGCCGagagcgtcgtcgtcgtccctacCGCTACCGGAGACGACGTCGTCCTCGCGTCGCTTCCGACGAGGGAAGGATGGTGGACGGCGTTCGTCCGCTACCACGGCTGCTGGATGACGCCGCAGGGCGCGACGAGCGTGTCGCTGGTGCGTGCCCAGTTCGCGCCGCGCCCCGACGACGTGCTCCTCGCCACCTACCCAAAGTGCGGCACCACCTGGCTCAAGGCGCTCTCCTTCGCCATCGCCAACCGCTCCCGCCAccccgtcgtcggcgccggcgccggcgaccacccGCTGCTCACGACCCACCCGCAGGACCTCGCGCCGTTCATCGAGACGCCGTTCCGCCACCTCCACCCGCTCGCCGCCCTCGACGCGCTCCCGTCACCGAGGCTTCTCTCCACCCACCTGCCGCACCAGCTCCTCCCCCCGCGTGCCGCCGAGCTCGGCTGCCGCATCGTCTACCTCTGCCGGGAGCCCAAGGACGTCGTCGTCTCCACATGGCACTTCATGAACAAGGTAGGCAATGGCTTCTTCCTCGACCTCGACGAGGCCTTCGAGCTGTTCGTCGATGGCTGTTCCCTCTACGGGCCGATCTGGGATCACTGCCTAGGCTACTGGAGGAAGAGCATCGAGGAGCCCGACAGAGTTCTCTTCCTCAAGTATGACGACATGATGGCCGACCCGACCGGGCACGTCAAgaagctcgccgagttcctccgcgtCCCGTTCACCGACGATGAGGTCGACGCCGGCGTCGTGGAGGAGGTTGTGAGGCTGTGCAGCTTCGAGAAGCTGAGCCGCCTGCCGGTGAACTCCTCCGGGGTGGTTGATCGGATCGGCGGACGACCGATGGAGAACTCGTCGTTTTTTAGGAAGGCGAAGGTTGGAGACTGGAAGAACAGCTTGACTCAAGAGATGGCGCAGAAGCTTGATGCCGTTATTGCGGAGAAGCTGAAAGGATCTGGTCTCAGCTTCTGA
- the LOC127782402 gene encoding uncharacterized protein LOC127782402 isoform X1, producing MEDTASEVFMETTICCAETPRASHSSSYLQHLHSRSVVSTHGNILDISPRFSYHKPTTNKDKMLCRRYSLNLPEHGVITSPEQSEKTISKSVADLVWEIAALEEEVVRKELHLLSLYRAAFDQHLGVSPRVSTQVYNHDQVDQEIHHQKSRKKADEGALRLRNIKESASYNLPTVSTVSDSKRGLSRSSSGHSSLANFLSASIAEYVPKISCKLSEDIVRCISAVYCKLASQSSQNSADFETLSTPSFSSSSSTFSLKHRVDSWSPRCHYNVNTSSDKYDSLNEKSEQYNGMIVCPRIYIDAEKFEYASKMLETVRSLIKRLEKIDPTKMAHEEQLCFWINIHNALVMHAFMAYGLQEKRMKNTDMILKAAYNVGGLSVNAQIIQNLIIGCQSHRTSVWVWTLFTPLKKSASGSSIHPYALHPPEPLAHFALSTGAISDPPVRLYTAKKVNHQLDQARTEFIQASVIVRKQTIFLPKVLHHYAKDAALELPDLVEMACEIMPEAQQKEIRQCLRRRIDKCVEWIPFKSSFRYTIHRSLAE from the exons ATGGAAGACACAGCATCAGAGGTGTTCATGGAAACAACCATTTGTTGTGCAGAAACACCAAGAGCTAGCCATTCATCTTCTTATCTGCAGCACCTTCACTCGAGAAG CGTTGTAAGCACACATGGAAATATATTGGACATATCGCCTCGATTCTCTTATCACAAACCT ACAACCAACAAAGATAAGATGCTCTGCAGAAGATATTCTCTTAACCTGCCAGAGCATGGCGTGATTACAAGTCCAGAACAAAGTGAGAAAACCATATCAAAG TCTGTTGCAGACTTAGTTTGGGAGATAGCAGCCCTTGAGGAGGAAGTTGTTCGCAAGGAACTGCATTTGCTTTCCCTCTACAGGGCAGCATTTGATCAACACCTAGGTGTATCCCCTCGTGTTTCTACCCAG GTTTACAATCATGATCAGGTGGATCAAGAAATACACCATCAGAAAAGCAGAAAGAAAGCTGATGAAGGTGCCCTCCGATTGAGAAATATCAAGGAGTCTGCATCCTACAACTTGCCAACAGTTTCAACAGTTTCAGATTCTAAACGT GGGCTGTCGAGATCATCTTCAGGGCATTCTAGTCTTGCAAATTTCTTGAGTGCTTCGATTGCTGAATATGTACCAAAAATCTCTTGCAAACTTTCAGAGGACATCGTAAGATGCATTTCTGCAGTATACTGCAAACTTGCAAGCCAGTCATCACAAAATTCGGCGGATTTTGAGACTTTATCAACTCCTTCATTCTCCTCTTCATCAAGTACATTTTCTTTAAAGCACCGGGTTGATAGTTGGAGTCCCCGATGCCATTACAATGTCAACACAAGCTCTGACAAATATGATTCATTGAATGAGAAAAGTGAACAATACAATGGGATGATAGTATGCCCAAGGATATATATAGATGCAGAAAAGTTTGAATATGCCTCTAAAATGCTAGAGACTGTCAG ATCGCTGATAAAACGGCTTGAGAAAATTGACCCAACAAAAATGGCACATGAAGAGCAGCTCTGTTTTTGGATCAACATCCACAACGCTTTGGTGATGCAT GCTTTTATGGCTTATGGACTTCAGGAGAAACGCATGAAAAACACAGACATGATTCTGAAG GCTGCATATAATGTGGGTGGGCTTTCAGTAAACGCCCAAATTATCCAGAACTTAATTATTGGATGCCAATCCCATCGCACTTCAGTG TGGGTATGGACTCTATTTACTCCACTGAAAAAATCGGCATCAGGGAGCTCCATACATCCATATGCTCTTCATCCTCCAGAGCCACTTGCTCATTTTGCTCTTTCCACTGGAGCAATTTCAGATCCACCT GTGAGGCTGTACACTGCCAAGAAAGTGAATCATCAACTGGATCAAGCCAGGACTGAGTTCATTCAAGCTAGTGTCATAGTCAGAAAGCAGACAATCTTCCTACCTAAAGTTCTCCATCATTATGCGAAGGATGCTGCTCTCGAGTTGCCTGACTTGGTTGAGATGGCATGTGAGATCATGCCTGAAGCTCAACAAAAGGAAATCAGACAATGTCTTCGGAGAAGAATAGACAAGTGTGTTGAGTGGATCCCCTTCAAATCATCTTTCAGATATACTATACATAGGAGTTTGGCTGAGTAG
- the LOC127782402 gene encoding uncharacterized protein LOC127782402 isoform X2 — translation MEDTASEVFMETTICCAETPRASHSSSYLQHLHSRSVVSTHGNILDISPRFSYHKPTTNKDKMLCRRYSLNLPEHGVITSPEQSEKTISKSVADLVWEIAALEEEVVRKELHLLSLYRAAFDQHLGVSPRVSTQVDQEIHHQKSRKKADEGALRLRNIKESASYNLPTVSTVSDSKRGLSRSSSGHSSLANFLSASIAEYVPKISCKLSEDIVRCISAVYCKLASQSSQNSADFETLSTPSFSSSSSTFSLKHRVDSWSPRCHYNVNTSSDKYDSLNEKSEQYNGMIVCPRIYIDAEKFEYASKMLETVRSLIKRLEKIDPTKMAHEEQLCFWINIHNALVMHAFMAYGLQEKRMKNTDMILKAAYNVGGLSVNAQIIQNLIIGCQSHRTSVWVWTLFTPLKKSASGSSIHPYALHPPEPLAHFALSTGAISDPPVRLYTAKKVNHQLDQARTEFIQASVIVRKQTIFLPKVLHHYAKDAALELPDLVEMACEIMPEAQQKEIRQCLRRRIDKCVEWIPFKSSFRYTIHRSLAE, via the exons ATGGAAGACACAGCATCAGAGGTGTTCATGGAAACAACCATTTGTTGTGCAGAAACACCAAGAGCTAGCCATTCATCTTCTTATCTGCAGCACCTTCACTCGAGAAG CGTTGTAAGCACACATGGAAATATATTGGACATATCGCCTCGATTCTCTTATCACAAACCT ACAACCAACAAAGATAAGATGCTCTGCAGAAGATATTCTCTTAACCTGCCAGAGCATGGCGTGATTACAAGTCCAGAACAAAGTGAGAAAACCATATCAAAG TCTGTTGCAGACTTAGTTTGGGAGATAGCAGCCCTTGAGGAGGAAGTTGTTCGCAAGGAACTGCATTTGCTTTCCCTCTACAGGGCAGCATTTGATCAACACCTAGGTGTATCCCCTCGTGTTTCTACCCAG GTGGATCAAGAAATACACCATCAGAAAAGCAGAAAGAAAGCTGATGAAGGTGCCCTCCGATTGAGAAATATCAAGGAGTCTGCATCCTACAACTTGCCAACAGTTTCAACAGTTTCAGATTCTAAACGT GGGCTGTCGAGATCATCTTCAGGGCATTCTAGTCTTGCAAATTTCTTGAGTGCTTCGATTGCTGAATATGTACCAAAAATCTCTTGCAAACTTTCAGAGGACATCGTAAGATGCATTTCTGCAGTATACTGCAAACTTGCAAGCCAGTCATCACAAAATTCGGCGGATTTTGAGACTTTATCAACTCCTTCATTCTCCTCTTCATCAAGTACATTTTCTTTAAAGCACCGGGTTGATAGTTGGAGTCCCCGATGCCATTACAATGTCAACACAAGCTCTGACAAATATGATTCATTGAATGAGAAAAGTGAACAATACAATGGGATGATAGTATGCCCAAGGATATATATAGATGCAGAAAAGTTTGAATATGCCTCTAAAATGCTAGAGACTGTCAG ATCGCTGATAAAACGGCTTGAGAAAATTGACCCAACAAAAATGGCACATGAAGAGCAGCTCTGTTTTTGGATCAACATCCACAACGCTTTGGTGATGCAT GCTTTTATGGCTTATGGACTTCAGGAGAAACGCATGAAAAACACAGACATGATTCTGAAG GCTGCATATAATGTGGGTGGGCTTTCAGTAAACGCCCAAATTATCCAGAACTTAATTATTGGATGCCAATCCCATCGCACTTCAGTG TGGGTATGGACTCTATTTACTCCACTGAAAAAATCGGCATCAGGGAGCTCCATACATCCATATGCTCTTCATCCTCCAGAGCCACTTGCTCATTTTGCTCTTTCCACTGGAGCAATTTCAGATCCACCT GTGAGGCTGTACACTGCCAAGAAAGTGAATCATCAACTGGATCAAGCCAGGACTGAGTTCATTCAAGCTAGTGTCATAGTCAGAAAGCAGACAATCTTCCTACCTAAAGTTCTCCATCATTATGCGAAGGATGCTGCTCTCGAGTTGCCTGACTTGGTTGAGATGGCATGTGAGATCATGCCTGAAGCTCAACAAAAGGAAATCAGACAATGTCTTCGGAGAAGAATAGACAAGTGTGTTGAGTGGATCCCCTTCAAATCATCTTTCAGATATACTATACATAGGAGTTTGGCTGAGTAG
- the LOC127782402 gene encoding uncharacterized protein LOC127782402 isoform X3 encodes MEIYWTYRLDSLITNLWTTNKDKMLCRRYSLNLPEHGVITSPEQSEKTISKSVADLVWEIAALEEEVVRKELHLLSLYRAAFDQHLGVSPRVSTQVYNHDQVDQEIHHQKSRKKADEGALRLRNIKESASYNLPTVSTVSDSKRGLSRSSSGHSSLANFLSASIAEYVPKISCKLSEDIVRCISAVYCKLASQSSQNSADFETLSTPSFSSSSSTFSLKHRVDSWSPRCHYNVNTSSDKYDSLNEKSEQYNGMIVCPRIYIDAEKFEYASKMLETVRSLIKRLEKIDPTKMAHEEQLCFWINIHNALVMHAFMAYGLQEKRMKNTDMILKAAYNVGGLSVNAQIIQNLIIGCQSHRTSVWVWTLFTPLKKSASGSSIHPYALHPPEPLAHFALSTGAISDPPVRLYTAKKVNHQLDQARTEFIQASVIVRKQTIFLPKVLHHYAKDAALELPDLVEMACEIMPEAQQKEIRQCLRRRIDKCVEWIPFKSSFRYTIHRSLAE; translated from the exons ATGGAAATATATTGGACATATCGCCTCGATTCTCTTATCACAAACCTGTGG ACAACCAACAAAGATAAGATGCTCTGCAGAAGATATTCTCTTAACCTGCCAGAGCATGGCGTGATTACAAGTCCAGAACAAAGTGAGAAAACCATATCAAAG TCTGTTGCAGACTTAGTTTGGGAGATAGCAGCCCTTGAGGAGGAAGTTGTTCGCAAGGAACTGCATTTGCTTTCCCTCTACAGGGCAGCATTTGATCAACACCTAGGTGTATCCCCTCGTGTTTCTACCCAG GTTTACAATCATGATCAGGTGGATCAAGAAATACACCATCAGAAAAGCAGAAAGAAAGCTGATGAAGGTGCCCTCCGATTGAGAAATATCAAGGAGTCTGCATCCTACAACTTGCCAACAGTTTCAACAGTTTCAGATTCTAAACGT GGGCTGTCGAGATCATCTTCAGGGCATTCTAGTCTTGCAAATTTCTTGAGTGCTTCGATTGCTGAATATGTACCAAAAATCTCTTGCAAACTTTCAGAGGACATCGTAAGATGCATTTCTGCAGTATACTGCAAACTTGCAAGCCAGTCATCACAAAATTCGGCGGATTTTGAGACTTTATCAACTCCTTCATTCTCCTCTTCATCAAGTACATTTTCTTTAAAGCACCGGGTTGATAGTTGGAGTCCCCGATGCCATTACAATGTCAACACAAGCTCTGACAAATATGATTCATTGAATGAGAAAAGTGAACAATACAATGGGATGATAGTATGCCCAAGGATATATATAGATGCAGAAAAGTTTGAATATGCCTCTAAAATGCTAGAGACTGTCAG ATCGCTGATAAAACGGCTTGAGAAAATTGACCCAACAAAAATGGCACATGAAGAGCAGCTCTGTTTTTGGATCAACATCCACAACGCTTTGGTGATGCAT GCTTTTATGGCTTATGGACTTCAGGAGAAACGCATGAAAAACACAGACATGATTCTGAAG GCTGCATATAATGTGGGTGGGCTTTCAGTAAACGCCCAAATTATCCAGAACTTAATTATTGGATGCCAATCCCATCGCACTTCAGTG TGGGTATGGACTCTATTTACTCCACTGAAAAAATCGGCATCAGGGAGCTCCATACATCCATATGCTCTTCATCCTCCAGAGCCACTTGCTCATTTTGCTCTTTCCACTGGAGCAATTTCAGATCCACCT GTGAGGCTGTACACTGCCAAGAAAGTGAATCATCAACTGGATCAAGCCAGGACTGAGTTCATTCAAGCTAGTGTCATAGTCAGAAAGCAGACAATCTTCCTACCTAAAGTTCTCCATCATTATGCGAAGGATGCTGCTCTCGAGTTGCCTGACTTGGTTGAGATGGCATGTGAGATCATGCCTGAAGCTCAACAAAAGGAAATCAGACAATGTCTTCGGAGAAGAATAGACAAGTGTGTTGAGTGGATCCCCTTCAAATCATCTTTCAGATATACTATACATAGGAGTTTGGCTGAGTAG
- the LOC127782409 gene encoding transcription termination factor MTERF6, chloroplastic/mitochondrial, translated as MASGGSSNAGSLTQWLREKGFDEEAIGRMSRRCKNLHGLDAGEASGVWDYLLNVVKIERRKLRYVVTKCPKVLTLSVDDKLVPTVQCLTTLQAKPGEVAQAIVKFPQILFHSVEEKLCPLLAFFQTLGISEKQLAKLLMVNPRLISYSIEAKFSQTVDFLVGLGIDKEGMIGKIMAKEPYIMGYSVDKRLRPTAEFLKSAVGLEGSNLQRVIMSFPDILSRDVDKILRPNLAFLRSCGFSKDQVMALVAGYPPVLIKSVKHCLEPRMKFLVEEMGRDMGEVVDYPQFFRHGLKRSLEYRHKVLKQMNSRCSLSEMLDCNQKKFAMKFGLHAAV; from the coding sequence ATGGCGAGTGGTGGGAGCAGCAATGCCGGGAGCTTGACGCAGTGGCTGAGGGAGAAGGGGTTCGACGAGGAGGCCATCGGGCGGATGTCGAGGCGGTGCAAGAACCTGCACGGCCTTGACGCCGGCGAGGCCTCCGGGGTGTGGGACTACCTCCTGAACGTCGTCAAGATCGAGCGGCGGAAGCTCCGGTACGTGGTCACCAAGTGCCCCAAGGTGCTCACCCTGTCCGTCGACGACAAGCTCGTCCCCACGGTGCAGTGCCTCACCACGCTGCAGGCTAAGCCCGGGGAGGTTGCGCAGGCCATTGTCAAGTTCCCCCAGATACTGTTCCACAGCGTGGAGGAGAAGCTCTGCCCTCTCCTCGCCTTCTTCCAGACGCTTGGCATCTCTGAGAAGCAGCTCGCTAAGTTACTCATGGTCAACCCGCGCCTCATCAGCTACAGCATTGAGGCCAAGTTCTCGCAGACGGTCGACTTCCTCGTTGGCCTTGGCATTGACAAGGAGGGCATGATTGGCAAGATCATGGCAAAGGAGCCCTACATCATGGGTTACAGTGTTGACAAGCGCCTTCGTCCTACTGCCGAGTTCCTCAAGTCAGCGGTCGGGCTTGAGGGGTCAAATCTTCAGAGGGTGATCATGAGTTTTCCTGATATTTTGTCGCGAGATGTCGATAAGATTCTGCGGCCCAATTTGGCATTCTTACGGAGCTGCGGTTTCAGCAAGGATCAGGTCATGGCGTTGGTGGCTGGATACCCTCCTGTTCTCATCAAGAGTGTCAAGCATTGCCTGGAGCCTAGGATGAAGTTCCTTGTTGAAGAAATGGGGCGGGACATGGGTGAGGTGGTGGATTACCCCCAGTTCTTTCGCCATGGTCTCAAGAGGAGCCTGGAGTACCGCCACAAGGTGCTCAAGCAGATGAATTCAAGGTGCAGCCTCAGTGAGATGCTTGACTGTAATCAGAAGAAGTTTGCCATGAAATTTGGTTTGCATGCAGCAGTTTAG
- the LOC127782412 gene encoding tetraketide alpha-pyrone reductase 1-like, producing MENTTKGKVCVTGASGYVASWLVKRLLESGYHVLGTVRDPGNHKKVGHLWNLAGAKERLELVRADLLEEGSFDDAVMACEGVFHTASPVITETDSSKAAVLDSAINGTLNVLRSCKKNPSLKRVVLTSSSSTVRLKDEADLPPNVLLDETAWSSMEFCESLQIWYAIAKTLAEKAAWEFAKENGIDLVAVLPTFVVGPNLSHELSPTTTDILGLFQGETTKFTMYGRMGYVHIDDVASCHILLYETPRAAGRYICNSAVLDVNELVTLLARRFPSYPIPKSLPCVYGEQTYGFSTAKVRELGMKFRDVEEMFDDAVDSLRAHGYLLNSVP from the exons ATGGAGAACACTACTAAGGGCAAGGTGTGTGTCACTGGGGCTTCTGGCTATGTTGCCTCTTGGCTTGTGAAGCGACTTCTTGAGTCAGGGTATCATGTTCTTGGGACAGTCAGAGACCCAG GCAATCACAAGAAAGTAGGGCACCTGTGGAATTTAGCAGGTGCAAAGGAAAGGCTGGAGCTTGTGAGAGCTGACCTCTTGGAAGAAGGGAGCTTTGATGATGCTGTGATGGCTTGTGAGGGTGTCTTCCATACTGCATCACCTGTCATCACCGAAACTGACTCCAGCAAG GCAGCAGTGCTTGATTCAGCGATAAACGGCACCCTGAACGTTCTGAGATCATGTAAGAAGAACCCATCCCTCAAGAGGGTAGTCCTCACCTCTTCATCATCAACCGTGAGGCTCAAAGATGAAGCTGACCTGCCACCTAACGTGTTGCTGGATGAGACAGCATGGAGCTCCATGGAGTTCTGCGAGAGTCTGCAG ATATGGTACGCCATTGCCAAGACACTTGCAGAGAAGGCGGCCTGGGAGTTTGCCAAGGAGAACGGCATCGACCTTGTGGCTGTTCTTCCAACCTTCGTGGTTGGACCCAATCTGTCTCATGAATTAAGCCCCACTACCACCGATATCCTCGGCCTATTCCAAG GTGAGACAACAAAGTTCACCATGTACGGGAGGATGGGGTACGTCCACATCGACGACGTCGCGAGCTGCCACATCCTGCTCTACGAGACACCCCGTGCAGCCGGGAGGTACATCTGCAACTCGGCTGTCCTGGACGTCAACGAGCTGGTCACTTTGCTCGCTAGGCGATTCCCTTCGTACCCCATCCCAAAGAG TTTGCCGTGCGTTTACGGGGAGCAGACTTATGGTTTCAGCACGGCCAAGGTGAGGGAGCTGGGCATGAAGTTCAGAGATGTGGAGGAGATGTTCGACGACGCCGTCGACTCGCTCAGAGCTCACGGCTACCTGCTGAACAGCGTACCATGA